The Paramisgurnus dabryanus chromosome 1, PD_genome_1.1, whole genome shotgun sequence genome includes a window with the following:
- the nrip2 gene encoding nuclear receptor-interacting protein 2, translated as MSEGRKDLEMRDKAIMRQQRRLKQATQFTHKDSADLLPLDGLKRLGTSKDLQPHNIVQRRLLEGNITRLRGEARDNVRSPLADSKEGAEPEERSESTVDDSTEEKESPEESEKSLRSDDDEDDEEERKKVGERASSLSALVVQCKCGDAEVKLAINTGCQHNHISKTCCRRLGLKTSHEERSHDKLAFSDLTVETVKSLHLQLGIEKVQCTAQVTEDSAFDVCLGLQTLLELKCCVDLNSRVLRLHSTEQELPFLDPPACSQCHHHDNNKNM; from the exons ATGAGTGAGGGAAGAAAAGATTTAGAGATGAGGGACAAAGCCATCATGCGCCAGCAGAGGAGACTAAAGCAGGCCACCCAGTTCACACACAAGGACTCCGCAGACCTTCTGCCCCTGGATGGCCTGAAGAGGTTGGGTACCTCCAAAGACCTG CAGCCCCACAACATCGTGCAGCGGCGCCTCCTGGAGGGCAACATCACACGTCTGCGTGGAGAGGCCCGGGACAATGTCCGCTCCCCACTAGCAGACAGCAAGGAAGGTGCAGAACCAGAGGAAAGAAGTGAGAGCACGGTGGATGACTCCACAGAAGAGAAAGAGTCTCCGGAAGAGAGCGAGAAGAGCCTTAGGTCAGACGATGATGAGGATGATGAAGAAGAGAGGAAGAAAGTGGGCGAGAGGGCATCCAGCCTCTCAGCTCTAGTGGTCCAGTGTAAG TGTGGAGACGCAGAGGTGAAGCTCGCCATAAACACAGGGTGCCAACACAACCACATCTCTAAGACATGCTGCAGAAGACTTGG ACTGAAAACCAGCCATGAAGAAAGGTCCCATGACAAGCTGGCATTCAGTGACTTAACGGTGGAGACTGTGAAGTCGCTGCACTTGCAGTTGGGCATAGAAAAAGTGCAATGCACCGCTCAAGTCACAG AGGATTCAGCGTTTGATGTGTGCTTGGGTCTACAGACTCTGCTGGAACTCAAA TGCTGTGTGGACCTGAACTCCAGAGTGCTCCGTCTCCACAGCACAGAGCAAGAGTTGCCCTTCCTGGATCCACCTGCCTGCAGTCAGTGCCATCACCatgacaacaacaaaaacatgtgA